Part of the Lolium rigidum isolate FL_2022 chromosome 6, APGP_CSIRO_Lrig_0.1, whole genome shotgun sequence genome, aaagaaCAAAACAGAAATAgacaagaaaaaaagaaaaaaaaggcgaAAATGGGCCAGCCCAATACCCGACCAAGGGTGTGCGGTGCACggtaggcaccgacctggtcggtgtgtaGGACTGGCACACTCTCAGGGCCTGTTTTGCATGACGGTATTGAATTGGTTTCTAGTGTCTCACCCGGACCGCCCCTGAGGTCCAAATAAATCTCCACTAGCCTGTTTTAAAGAGAGGGATTAACAAGGGATTAGCAAGGAAGAAGTTTGAGGGAATTGGGTGATGCAATCCAACTAAAGATTCTTGGAGAAAACATTATGGCACATTGGCACAAGAAGCGTGGCGCAAGAAGTTATCAGTCTGACATTTTGGGGAAATACTTTTGTAATATAAATCAACCGCTAAGAACACATACCCGACGTTTTGTGTAAAATAGTATGAAGTTAATTAGCAAACCACAATACACTTTCATAGTTAGATATATGTACCACTCAACGTCAACATGACATGTATATATAACCAGCTCTTGCTTTACTATCCATATTCCTGCAAGCTACGGTTTGTGTGACTGCAGTATTTGGTATATTTGGTAAACTAAGTTGCTGCTGTTTGCTTCTCATGTTTAACAATTACTGATGTGTAGTGCATGTCAAACTAGATACCAGCGACCGAGCACGCCGAAAAATTACTAGCTTCACGCCTTCATCCACATGTTAGGGCACCATGAAAATGCTGAGAAAAAACAAATGCAGAATATACTTGGCAAAGGCCACACTTGGTCTtacaaaagaagcctggtgaccgggtgtatacgtgagcacgcatcagTTGAgtgacacgtgtctaacggcatCTGTTCTCTCCGTAAGGTGATGTACTACTAAAAAATTGTTTCACAAGATTCCTTAGACCGTGCCGTGCTCTTTTCCTCCATCTACTCCCACCTCCGAGCCGCCCCCATCAGGCACCAGCGCAGACGACTGGGGAGGCCGTGCTGCTCTCCGGCACGACATGGGCACCAACCCAACAACCTGCGCAATCCCGCCGCTCGGCCCGCTCTCCTCCCTCCCACCAACCCGGTCACCACGACGCCATCGGCAATGGCGACCATGGCGTCGTCCAACGCGGCGGCGGCAGTGATGTCGctcgaccgcgccgccgccgccccggcctcctccgccttcTCGCGCTGCCTCCGGATGCCGGCGCGCCCGGCTCGCGGGATGCGTCTGCGGGGCCGCGGCGGGGCGGTGATCTGGAGAAGGTCGTGCTGCAGCCCATCCGGGAGATCTCCGGCGCCGTGCAGCTGCCCGGCtcaacgcggcggcggcggcagtgatGTCGCTCGACCGCGCCGCCATGCCGGCGCGCCCGGCTCGCGGGATGTGTCTGCGGGGCCGCGGCGGGGCGGTGATCTGGAGAAGGTCGTGCTGCAGCCCATCCGGGAGATCTCCGGCGCCGTGCAGCTGCCCGGCTCCAAGTCGCTCTCCAACCGGATCCTTCTCCTCTCCGCCTTGTCCAAGGTGAGAAAACAAGCAGACAAAGCCCCTCTCCCTACTTCTCCCCTTTGTGTGAATTGGGTGCCGAGATGGGATTTTAGGATTTAGTTCAAGGTTACTCTTCTTAGTAGCCAATTCCTATGTTCGTTTATCGAATCGTTAGAATTATGTAGTTAGTTGGATCAATATTATATGTGGCCTTGGATGAGCAAAAGTCAGTTTATTCACTTTACACTCATCGGAATATTATAGTGCAGCATGCCCTGTCAACTTATTTGCAGTACGATAAGCAATTGAAACTGCTTTGCTTCGCTGTCATCTTTTGCTGATCATTAACTGGCTTTTGCTCATCAGGGAACAACGGTTGTGGATAACCTGTTGAACAGCGAGGATGTCCACTACATGCTCGAGGCCCTGGACGCGCTTGGGCTCTCAGTGGAAGCAGACAAAGTTGCAAAAAGAGCTGTAGTCGTCGGCTGCGGCGGCAGGTTCCCGATTGAAAAGGATGCCAAGGAGGAAGTAAAGCTCTTCTTGGGCAACGCTGGAACTGCAATGCGGCCATTGACGGCAGCTGTAGTAGCTGCTGGTGGAAATGCGAcgtatgtttctttttttttttatcctTACGGGAATAAGTATGAGTTCTGTGGTTATGCTTTGAGACTGATGGTTTACGTCTCTCTTCTGAACTTCAGTTATGTTCTTGATGGAGTACCAAGAATGAGGGAGCGTCCTATCGGTGACTTAGGTGTTGGTTTGAAACAACTAGGTGCGAGTGTTGATTGTTTCCTCGGCACTGACTGCCCACATGTTCATATCAACGGCATTGGAGGGCTACCTGGTGGCAAGGTTAGCTTCATGAACTTCCATGTTATACGCTTTTGTACAAACATTTCACTTGTCTGGAGAAAAAACAAGATTACTGAGAGTAGTATGGTGCAATGCGACCACACAATAAATTTGAAATAGCCATAACCAATAGGCCCTATTTCGTATAAAACAGATATGCTGATTGTGTTGTGGTCTTAGATCACATGGGTCTATCATGAACTAGCACTTAACATTGAACCACATTCCACAGGTTAAGCTGTCACATGGCCGCGCCAGCTACCGCTGCCCGCAGGAGCCCTGGCCGGTGGGGAAATCGAGTAGGAGAAGAGCTCACTCATGCCGTCCGCCGACGCGGGCCAGCGACAGCATGGCGTCCCCATGGCCCCGCCGCCTCGTGACCCAGCCTTGGTGATATTGGTGGTTGCCGGTGGGGGCCGTTGGTAGCAGCGGAAGCGGCCGTTCGGAGCAGCACCGGCGACCGCtggtagcagcggcggcggccgttcGGAGCAGAACTGGAGATCGCTCGTAGCAGGGCTGGCGGTCGTTGGTatcagcggcggcggtggttcgGAGCAGCACCGGAGACCGCTGGTAGGAGGGTCGGCGGCTGTTGGTAGCAGCACCGGCTACCGCTGGTAGCACCGACATGGCGAGGTTGGACAGGGCTGGTGGCGGTGGGTTGCGCCAGCGCAGGAGCGGCCCGGTGAGGAGCAGCTTCTGAAGGAGCGGGCCAACCTTCGCCCATCGAGCGACCGCTTCATCGTGCCGAGATCCGGGCAGCTCAATCCGCCGCCCATTGAGCTACTGATCCCCCAAAATCGCATCTACGGTATGTTAGACAGAGCGGCAGCTCAATCCGCCGCCGCGGAGTATGGCCGGAGGTGTAATCTGCAGCAGGTTTGCCGACATTGGATTTCTCTGGAAGTGAGTTTTCTTCCATTTTCGAGCTGGGATCTCTTTGTTTCGATGGACTTTATGTGTGATTGGTCTCGGTCTCACATAATGGTCAATACAATAGAATTCAACTTTTTTCTGTGCTGAAGTGATGAACACCAAAACAGTACTGATTTTCGTCTACTAATTCATGGAGAACCGATGGAATGCATGGAGAAAATCTTCAAACACTGTGCAGTGCGTACTAGCGAAATGGATCCAGCAATTGATCCAATCGTATTTTGTTTTAATTCATTCCTGTTCGTGAGCA contains:
- the LOC124663991 gene encoding 3-phosphoshikimate 1-carboxyvinyltransferase, chloroplastic-like, yielding MLEALDALGLSVEADKVAKRAVVVGCGGRFPIEKDAKEEVKLFLGNAGTAMRPLTAAVVAAGGNATYVLDGVPRMRERPIGDLGVGLKQLGASVDCFLGTDCPHVHINGIGGLPGGKITWVYHELALNIEPHSTG